GTCCCGGCAAACCAAGTAACCACGCCACCGTTGCAAAGGTGACACCTTGCGCCAACGCCACACCCAGTACCGACAATAACAAGATGGTCGACAAGTTGGAAAAACGCGACATAATCATCATGTCATAGTGATTTTCCAGTGGTGATAGCACTTTAAGGTGCTGTGCAATTTTGTGCCCGTCGCGATAAAAGAAGAACATGGCGAAGACCGCTAACAGAACAAAAGTCAAAAATGAAGTAGTGCTACCGAACACCCCTTTCACCAAAAAGACGATGGTCTCCTGAGCGAATTTAATGATCTTGCCTGCATTATCGTGAAGTTGTTGAATCAACTGCGTTTGTGTATCTTCAGGAATGGGGATGATATTCACCAGATTTTTGTTCATATCGGCGAAGGTTTGTGGCGTCTGCATCGCCAACCAATGTTGCGCTTCGCCATAGACTTGACCGACCTGCAAACCGACTTCCAGCAGAAGATAAGTCACCGGTGCAATAACCGTCAGGAAAACTCCTACGCTCATTAATGCGGATGCTGTCGTTTCGGAATTGACCTTTACTAACAGTTTTTGATAGATTGCATAGGTCGCTGTTGCTAAAATCATAGCGAAGAACAGCGCTTCCAGAAATGGAGAGAATAGCCACAACAATCCGACGATGGCGACGATTAGAAGAATGAATAAAAAGCTTTCCGCCAAACTTTGTTGTGAGCGCATGGTCTGTTACCTTAACTCTAGCCTTAACAAGAAGAGCCACTAATCTATCATGAATAACGCCATCAAAAAAGTCTTAATTCGTCCTGTTGAAAACATGCAAATCCTCTCTTACCAAGAGGCACAGCAGCTTTGTGACGGAAATGATCACGGCCTGAACGAACTCCTCAGACGTTGTGCACTTGCCGTACTCAACACCGGTGCGAAGGAAGATAATGGACTGGCTCTGCTTGAAGCACACCCGGATTTCCGCGTTAACGTAAACGTCAAAGGACGCGGCATTCAGCTGGAAATCGAAAATGCACCTGCGAATGCTTTTGTCGATGGCGAAATGATTGTCGGCTTACAAGAACATTTATCGGCGGTGATTCGCGACTTGCTTTATGCCAAAAACGAAATCATCGACAACCCTGAATTTGATCTGGAAAGCTCCTTTGGAATTACCAATGCCATCTTTCATCTGGCTCGTAACGCCAACTTAATGTGCATTGACCGTGACCCGAATATCGTCGTTTGTTGGGGTGGGCATTCCATCAGTCTGGAAGAATACAAGTACACAAAACATGTCGGTTACGAGTTGGGGCTAAGACGTTTTGATATCTGCACCGGCTGTGGACCGGGTGCTATGAAAGGTCCAATGAAAGGCGCTGTGCTTGGGCACGGCAAGCAACGCCACAAAGGCGCACGTTTTATCGGCTTGACCGAGCCGGGTATCATCGCCGCTGAAGCACCAAATGCCATTGTGACGGAGCTTGCTATCCTGCCGGACATCGAAAAACGTCTGGAAGCCTTTATGCGTTTGGGGCACGGCATTATCATCTTCCCGGGTGGTGCCGGTACCATGGAAGAAATCCTGTATCTTCTGAGCGTACTCTTGCATCCACAAAACATGGATGTGCCGATTCCGGTCATCCTCACCTCATCAGGCAACCACAAAGGCTATTTTGAAGCGGTATTGGAATTCATCGAGAACGCTTTGGGCGAAGAAGCTCGGCAAAAGCTGACCTTTATCCACGATAACCCATCACGCGTGGCACAACTCATCAAAAAAGGCGTTCAAGATGTGCGCTTCCACCGCAAAGAAACCAGTGATGCCTACTTCTACAACTGGAACCTTTACATTCCATTTGAACTTCAAAAACCCTTCAAGCCGACTCACGAAGGCATTGCCCAATTGAAGCTGCACAAAAATCAGCCTCCCCATAAATTGGCATCGGAATTACGCCAAGTGTTCTCCGCAATCGTAGCTGGTAATGTGAAATCAGATGGCATCAAACAGATTGAAGAAAAAGGGCCATTCCAGATTCATGGCGACCCTGAAATCATGACACGCATCGACAACTTACTGAAAACCTTTGTCGCACAACGTCGCATGAAATTGGGAACGGAGAATTACGTGCCCTGCTATAATATCATCACCGAGAATAAGGGAGCTTAACCCTCCCTCTTGACTCCTCCCATACAACAATAGATGACGAAAAGAATTCCCTGATGACATTTGAAGAACTTGAACTAGACCCAGTTTTACTGGCTGCAATCGAAGAGCAGCATTTCCACAAGCCTACTCCGGTTCAAGCTGAAGTCATCCCAGAATTCATTTTGCGTAAAGACATCCTAGCAGGGGCTGCCACCGGCACAGGGAAAACCGCCGCTTTCGTTTTGCCAATGCTGCAAGTTCTACTGGATGAGCCACGCCCATCCAAGTGGCCGAGAGCTTTGATTCTGGCGCCAACACGCGAGTTGGCTTTCCAGATACACAAGGTTGTCAAACAGCTTAGTACCCATTGTGAATTCCGCTCCAATATCGTTACAGGAGGCTTCGCTTCCGACAAACAGCTAGACAACTTAACCGGTCCGCTCGACATTCTGGTCGCCACGCCTGGTCGTCTGCTCAATATCATGTCGAAAGAATTCATCGACCTATCCTATATCGATATGGTGATTATCGACGAAGCCGACCGTATGCTCGATATGGGGCAGGGCCCAGATGTTCTTGCGCTGTTGGAAGCGATTCCGACTGATTTCCAAGCCGCTTGTTTCTCGGCAACACTAGGCGGTTCTGGGGTTGAACGTTTTGCTGAAGACATACTGGACGATCCGGTCATCGTACAAATCGACGCGCCGAACCAGCAATCACAACAAGTGCAACAACAACTTTATTTTGCTGACGACCGCGACCACAAACGCGCTTTACTGAAAAACATGCTCGAAGACGATAGCTGCAAGAGTGCGCTGGTTTTCTGTAACAAAAGAGATCGCGCCATTGAACTGGAAGCTTGGTTATTGGAGCAAGGCGTTTCTGCCGATGTACTTCATGGCGACATGATTCAAGCCAAACGTTTGGAAATCACCAAGAAGTTCACACAAGGCAAAACAAAAGTCCTAGTGGCGACGGATGTTGCCGCCCGTGGCTTGGACATGCTCAACATCACACATGTCATCAACTACGACCTACCGCATCGCGGCGATATTTACATTCACCGCATTGGTCGTACTGGTCGTGGACAAAATGTCGGGATTGCCATCAGCTTGGTGGAACCGCACGATTTGAAACAAGTCGAACGTATTCAATACCACATGCAAGCCAAGATTCCTGTCTACAAAATCGAAGGGCTTGAACCTAAATTCAATACCGGAAAGCCAAAGAAAACGGTCAAGAAACCGCATAAAAAGAAACTGGCTAAGAAAGCTGCAAAAGTTAAAAAAACCGCTAAGAAGAAATAACCCCAACCTGGTAGGTTTTTAATAGAATCTACCAGGTTGGGGCCATCATTGATAAAACGCTAAATCAGGACGCGACGTTCTTCTGTTCTTGTGCCGTCACCCATTG
This portion of the Hydrogenovibrio marinus genome encodes:
- a CDS encoding AI-2E family transporter; this translates as MRSQQSLAESFLFILLIVAIVGLLWLFSPFLEALFFAMILATATYAIYQKLLVKVNSETTASALMSVGVFLTVIAPVTYLLLEVGLQVGQVYGEAQHWLAMQTPQTFADMNKNLVNIIPIPEDTQTQLIQQLHDNAGKIIKFAQETIVFLVKGVFGSTTSFLTFVLLAVFAMFFFYRDGHKIAQHLKVLSPLENHYDMMIMSRFSNLSTILLLSVLGVALAQGVTFATVAWLLGLPGLFLGMAIAVTSFIPVVGSALIWIPVASFLVFQGQYVEAGVVMFIGAVINGFLIDNVLRPILIRRISMTLHASGEGLEVANHTMMTILSTFAGLIHFGIIGLFFGPVIAALAITIFDVYALKHSDLLDRT
- the ppnN gene encoding nucleotide 5'-monophosphate nucleosidase PpnN codes for the protein MNNAIKKVLIRPVENMQILSYQEAQQLCDGNDHGLNELLRRCALAVLNTGAKEDNGLALLEAHPDFRVNVNVKGRGIQLEIENAPANAFVDGEMIVGLQEHLSAVIRDLLYAKNEIIDNPEFDLESSFGITNAIFHLARNANLMCIDRDPNIVVCWGGHSISLEEYKYTKHVGYELGLRRFDICTGCGPGAMKGPMKGAVLGHGKQRHKGARFIGLTEPGIIAAEAPNAIVTELAILPDIEKRLEAFMRLGHGIIIFPGGAGTMEEILYLLSVLLHPQNMDVPIPVILTSSGNHKGYFEAVLEFIENALGEEARQKLTFIHDNPSRVAQLIKKGVQDVRFHRKETSDAYFYNWNLYIPFELQKPFKPTHEGIAQLKLHKNQPPHKLASELRQVFSAIVAGNVKSDGIKQIEEKGPFQIHGDPEIMTRIDNLLKTFVAQRRMKLGTENYVPCYNIITENKGA
- a CDS encoding DEAD/DEAH box helicase, producing the protein MTFEELELDPVLLAAIEEQHFHKPTPVQAEVIPEFILRKDILAGAATGTGKTAAFVLPMLQVLLDEPRPSKWPRALILAPTRELAFQIHKVVKQLSTHCEFRSNIVTGGFASDKQLDNLTGPLDILVATPGRLLNIMSKEFIDLSYIDMVIIDEADRMLDMGQGPDVLALLEAIPTDFQAACFSATLGGSGVERFAEDILDDPVIVQIDAPNQQSQQVQQQLYFADDRDHKRALLKNMLEDDSCKSALVFCNKRDRAIELEAWLLEQGVSADVLHGDMIQAKRLEITKKFTQGKTKVLVATDVAARGLDMLNITHVINYDLPHRGDIYIHRIGRTGRGQNVGIAISLVEPHDLKQVERIQYHMQAKIPVYKIEGLEPKFNTGKPKKTVKKPHKKKLAKKAAKVKKTAKKK